Below is a window of Clostridium sp. JN-1 DNA.
GTCAAACTTCTCTCATAGTGAGGAAGAGTACACCTTGTAAATTGACCAAGCACAAATGCCTTACATTCCTGCAATTTGTTATCTAAAAGTAATTGAGTTAGCATCCTGTCAATTTTGTATGGATCTTCTCCAACATCTTCTATAAATAGTATCTTATCTTTGGTATCTATCTCATAGGGTGTTCCCATAGTACTAGATATTAAGCTAAGATTTCCTCCAACTAATTGTCCTGAAACTTCAGGTACATTACTCTTGTACTCAGCAGGAAAGTTTTCAGGATTTTTTATAGTATAATTTTCATAACCGTTCATAATTGTATTAAAAAAGCTTTCTGAAGTTGCTTTGTCCAAAAAGTTTGAAGTACACATAGGAGAGTGAAAAGTTACTAAGTTACATTTAGAAGATATAATGTTCAACAGTGTAGTTATGTCGCTAAATCCTGCAAATATCTTAGGATGTTCTTTTACTAAATTAAAATCTATCATTGAAAGTATACGCATTGTGCCATATCCACCTCGTATACAAAGAACCATGTCTACAGTATCATCCAAAAACATATCGTTAAAATCATGAGCCCTATCTTCATCATTACCTGCTAGATATCCCCACTTGTCAGATATGTGTTTACCTTCTTTAATTTTAAAACCTAAGCTTTTAAAAAGTTCTATACTACTTTTTATTTTGTCGTAACTTTCGGGACTTGATGGTGCTATAAGTCCTATAGTACCGCCTTTTTTTAATCTTTTTGCTATCATAAAGATCACTACCTTTTTAAAATAATTGTTTTTTGCGTAAAATTATTATGGTAATAAAGCATATTAATGCAGCGATAGCATAAACTATCCAAAATGATCTAGGATCATGACTAAATGGAATCCCGGGCACATTCATTCCAAAAGAGCTAAATATGATATTTGGTATGGACATAACTATAGTTATAGAAGCTAGTAATTTCATTACCATATTTAAGTTATTCGATATTACGGAAGCAAATGCATCCATAGTTCCACTTAATATATTGCTATATATATTTGCCATTTCAATAGCTTGTTTGTTTTCTATGATTACATCTTCTAAAATATCCTGGTCTTCTGGATATTTTTTTAATAATTCTAATTTTAACATTTTCTCGAGTGTAATTTCATTTGACTTTAACGAAGTAGAAAAGAATACTAATGACTTTTCAAGTGAAAGCAGCTGAATTAACTCTTTATTTTTCATGGATCTATGAAGTTTTTGTTCAATTATAAGACTTTTTTTATCTATTTGTCTCAAATATAGTAAGTAATAACTAGCTATTCTATAGAGTATTTGAAGAATAAATCTTGAACGTTTGAATGTAAAAAATGATTTAATTTTTCCATCTATAAAGTCAGTCAATATCTTACTGTTTTTAAGACAAATTGTTATAATTAAAGATTTTGTATGGATAATCGATAAAGGGTAAGAATCATATGTTAGTGAATTATCCTCCATTTCAGTAAATGGTATGTCAACTATTACCAAAAGGTTATCATCTTCTGAGTCAATACGAGAAGTTTCTTCTTCATCCAGGGCTGATTTTAAAAATTCTAAGGAAACGCTGGCTTTTTTAGAAACCAATACAAGTTCCTCCTTTGAAGGAGCAACTAAGTTAATCCAGCATCCAGGTTCGATAGTATCAATGGATTGCAGTACTTGTTCATCATTAATAGTTTTATAAATTGAAATCATAAAATCCCCCACTGTTTCTTAAACTTAATATATAATTATTATACATTATATATTATATTTGTACACGATATTATTAAAGGTGTACATATGA
It encodes the following:
- a CDS encoding LD-carboxypeptidase; translated protein: MIAKRLKKGGTIGLIAPSSPESYDKIKSSIELFKSLGFKIKEGKHISDKWGYLAGNDEDRAHDFNDMFLDDTVDMVLCIRGGYGTMRILSMIDFNLVKEHPKIFAGFSDITTLLNIISSKCNLVTFHSPMCTSNFLDKATSESFFNTIMNGYENYTIKNPENFPAEYKSNVPEVSGQLVGGNLSLISSTMGTPYEIDTKDKILFIEDVGEDPYKIDRMLTQLLLDNKLQECKAFVLGQFTRCTLPHYERSLTLEEVLEDRLLSLNKPTLINLQSGHSYPRLTIPIGAKVVVNFKSGFIKTLEPVVK
- a CDS encoding magnesium transporter CorA family protein, encoding MISIYKTINDEQVLQSIDTIEPGCWINLVAPSKEELVLVSKKASVSLEFLKSALDEEETSRIDSEDDNLLVIVDIPFTEMEDNSLTYDSYPLSIIHTKSLIITICLKNSKILTDFIDGKIKSFFTFKRSRFILQILYRIASYYLLYLRQIDKKSLIIEQKLHRSMKNKELIQLLSLEKSLVFFSTSLKSNEITLEKMLKLELLKKYPEDQDILEDVIIENKQAIEMANIYSNILSGTMDAFASVISNNLNMVMKLLASITIVMSIPNIIFSSFGMNVPGIPFSHDPRSFWIVYAIAALICFITIIILRKKQLF